One window of Cuculus canorus isolate bCucCan1 chromosome 10, bCucCan1.pri, whole genome shotgun sequence genomic DNA carries:
- the CSTF2 gene encoding cleavage stimulation factor subunit 2 isoform X3 encodes MAGLSVRDPAVDRSLRSVFVGNIPYEATEEQLKDIFSEVGPVVSFRLVYDRETGKPKGYGFCEYQDQETALSAMRNLNGREFSGRALRVDNAASEKNKEELKSLGTGAPIIESPYGDPVNPEDAPESISRAVASLPPEQMFELMKQMKLCVQNSPQEARNMLLQNPQLAYALLQAQVVMRIVDPEIALKILHRQTSVPPLIPGNQQPVPGPGPGPGPGPGPGPNAQLNAQNTPSSQPQPIGGLHVNGAPPLMQPPMQGGVPAPGQMAAPVQGPGPGPMAPGGGMQPQVGMPGGGPVPLERGQVGRDPRGLEPRGLEPRGLEPRVLEARALEARGLEPRVLEPRVLEARAMEARVMEPRGLEPRGPGPNPRGPMPGGIQGPGPLNMGASGPQGPRQVPNMAGGGIPGAGVQGAGQPGGFSPGQSQVTPQDHEKAALIMQVLQLTADQIAMLPPEQRQSILILKEQIQKSTGAP; translated from the exons ATGGCGGGGCTGTCGGTGAGGGACCCCGCCGTGGACCGCTCCCTGCGCTCCGTGTTCG TGGGGAATATCCCATACGAGGccacagaggagcagctgaaggacatCTTCTCTGAGGTTGGGCCTGTGGTCAGCTTTAG GTTGGTGTATGACAGGGAGACAGGAAAGCCAAAAGGCTATGGCTTCTGTGAGTACCAAGACCAGGAGACGGCCCTCAGTGCCATGCGGAACCTGAACGGGCGAGAGTTCAGCGGGAGGGCCCTGCGTGTTGACAATGCGGCCAGTGAGAAGAACAAGGAGGAGCTCAAGA GTTTGGGCACAGGCGCACCCATCATAGAGTCACCCTATGGGGACCCTGTCAATCCTGAAGATGCCCCCGAGTCCATCAGCCGGGCAGTAGCCAGCCTGCCGCCCGAGCAGATGTTTGAGTTGATGAAGCAGATGAAG TTGTGTGTCCAGAACAGCCCTCAGGAAGCCAGGAACATGCTGCTCCAGAATCCCCAGCTGGCTTACGCTCTGCTGCAGGCCCAGGTGGTCATGAGGATTGTTGACCCGGAGATCGCACTG AAAATTCTGCATCGTCAGACCAGTGTTCCTCCTCTGATCCCAGGCAACCAGCAGCCAGTGCCAGGACCAGGGCCTGGACCGGGACCAGGGCCTGGGCCAGGGCCAAACGCCCAGCTGAATGCACAGAATACCCCCTCGTCCCAGCCACAGCCCATA GGTGGGCTGCATGTAAACGGCGCGCCTCCTCTGATGCAGCCGCCCATGCAGGGGGGAGTGCCGGCCCCTGGACAGATGGCAGCCCCTGTGCAGGGCCCTGGCCCCGGCCCCATGGCTCCAGGAG GTGGGATGCAGCCACAGGTTGGGATGCCAGGTGGAGGTCCTGTCCCCTTGGAGCGCGGACAAG TTGGAAGAGATCCCCGAGGGCTGGAGCCGCGAGGATTGGAGCCACGGGGGCTGGAGCCTCGGGTGCTGGAGGCACGAGCCCTGGAGGCACGAGGCCTGGAGCCCCGGGTCCTGGAGCCACGAGTGCTGGAAGCCAGAGCCATGGAGGCCAGGGTCATGGAGCCCCGGGGTCTGGAGCCTCGAGGGCCTGGTCCCAACCCACGTGGCCCCATGCCTGGTGGCATACAGGGTCCTGGGCCACTTAACATGGGAGCCAGTGGCCCACAGGGGCCCCGCCAG GTTCCTAACATGGCAGGAGGAGGCATTCCTGGGGCAGGAGTCCAAGGAGCTGGTCAGCCTGGAGGCTTTAGCCCTGGGCAGAGCCAGGTCACTCCGCAGGATCATGAGAAg gcAGCCCTTATCATGCAGGTTCTGCAGCTGACAGCAGACCAGATTGCTATGCTGCCCCCAGAGCAGCGGCAGAGCATCCTTATTCTAAAGGAACAAATCCAGAAGTCGACAGGGGCACCGTGA
- the CSTF2 gene encoding cleavage stimulation factor subunit 2 isoform X2 has product MAGLSVRDPAVDRSLRSVFVGNIPYEATEEQLKDIFSEVGPVVSFRLVYDRETGKPKGYGFCEYQDQETALSAMRNLNGREFSGRALRVDNAASEKNKEELKSLGTGAPIIESPYGDPVNPEDAPESISRAVASLPPEQMFELMKQMKLCVQNSPQEARNMLLQNPQLAYALLQAQVVMRIVDPEIALKILHRQTSVPPLIPGNQQPVPGPGPGPGPGPGPGPNAQLNAQNTPSSQPQPIGGLHVNGAPPLMQPPMQGGVPAPGQMAAPVQGPGPGPMAPGGGMQPQVGMPGGGPVPLERGQVPMPDPRAPMQRGPLPASGPPPRGLLGDAPNDPRGGTLLSVTGEVEPRGYLGPPHQGTPMHHMPGHDSRGPPHEMRGAPMGEPRPLMGEPRGPLMDARVGRDPRGLEPRGLEPRGLEPRVLEARALEARGLEPRVLEPRVLEARAMEARVMEPRGLEPRGPGPNPRGPMPGGIQGPGPLNMGASGPQGPRQVPNMAGGGIPGAGVQGAGQPGGFSPGQSQVTPQDHEKAALIMQVLQLTADQIAMLPPEQRQSILILKEQIQKSTGAP; this is encoded by the exons ATGGCGGGGCTGTCGGTGAGGGACCCCGCCGTGGACCGCTCCCTGCGCTCCGTGTTCG TGGGGAATATCCCATACGAGGccacagaggagcagctgaaggacatCTTCTCTGAGGTTGGGCCTGTGGTCAGCTTTAG GTTGGTGTATGACAGGGAGACAGGAAAGCCAAAAGGCTATGGCTTCTGTGAGTACCAAGACCAGGAGACGGCCCTCAGTGCCATGCGGAACCTGAACGGGCGAGAGTTCAGCGGGAGGGCCCTGCGTGTTGACAATGCGGCCAGTGAGAAGAACAAGGAGGAGCTCAAGA GTTTGGGCACAGGCGCACCCATCATAGAGTCACCCTATGGGGACCCTGTCAATCCTGAAGATGCCCCCGAGTCCATCAGCCGGGCAGTAGCCAGCCTGCCGCCCGAGCAGATGTTTGAGTTGATGAAGCAGATGAAG TTGTGTGTCCAGAACAGCCCTCAGGAAGCCAGGAACATGCTGCTCCAGAATCCCCAGCTGGCTTACGCTCTGCTGCAGGCCCAGGTGGTCATGAGGATTGTTGACCCGGAGATCGCACTG AAAATTCTGCATCGTCAGACCAGTGTTCCTCCTCTGATCCCAGGCAACCAGCAGCCAGTGCCAGGACCAGGGCCTGGACCGGGACCAGGGCCTGGGCCAGGGCCAAACGCCCAGCTGAATGCACAGAATACCCCCTCGTCCCAGCCACAGCCCATA GGTGGGCTGCATGTAAACGGCGCGCCTCCTCTGATGCAGCCGCCCATGCAGGGGGGAGTGCCGGCCCCTGGACAGATGGCAGCCCCTGTGCAGGGCCCTGGCCCCGGCCCCATGGCTCCAGGAG GTGGGATGCAGCCACAGGTTGGGATGCCAGGTGGAGGTCCTGTCCCCTTGGAGCGCGGACAAG TGCCCATGCCAGACCCGAGGGCCCCTATGCAGCGTGGACCTCTACCTGCTAGTGGCCCGCCACCCCGAGGCCTTTTGGGAGATGCCCCGAATGACCCTCGCGGAGGGACCCTGctctcagtcactggagaagtggagcccag AGGTTACCTTGGGCCGCCCCACCAGGGAACCCCTATGCACCATATGCCTGGTCATGACAGCCGTGGCCCGCCCCATGAAATGaggggggcacccatgggagAACCCCGACCGCTGATGGGAGAGCCGCGGGGGCCCCTCATGGATGCTCGAG TTGGAAGAGATCCCCGAGGGCTGGAGCCGCGAGGATTGGAGCCACGGGGGCTGGAGCCTCGGGTGCTGGAGGCACGAGCCCTGGAGGCACGAGGCCTGGAGCCCCGGGTCCTGGAGCCACGAGTGCTGGAAGCCAGAGCCATGGAGGCCAGGGTCATGGAGCCCCGGGGTCTGGAGCCTCGAGGGCCTGGTCCCAACCCACGTGGCCCCATGCCTGGTGGCATACAGGGTCCTGGGCCACTTAACATGGGAGCCAGTGGCCCACAGGGGCCCCGCCAG GTTCCTAACATGGCAGGAGGAGGCATTCCTGGGGCAGGAGTCCAAGGAGCTGGTCAGCCTGGAGGCTTTAGCCCTGGGCAGAGCCAGGTCACTCCGCAGGATCATGAGAAg gcAGCCCTTATCATGCAGGTTCTGCAGCTGACAGCAGACCAGATTGCTATGCTGCCCCCAGAGCAGCGGCAGAGCATCCTTATTCTAAAGGAACAAATCCAGAAGTCGACAGGGGCACCGTGA
- the CSTF2 gene encoding cleavage stimulation factor subunit 2 isoform X1, whose product MAGLSVRDPAVDRSLRSVFVGNIPYEATEEQLKDIFSEVGPVVSFRLVYDRETGKPKGYGFCEYQDQETALSAMRNLNGREFSGRALRVDNAASEKNKEELKSLGTGAPIIESPYGDPVNPEDAPESISRAVASLPPEQMFELMKQMKLCVQNSPQEARNMLLQNPQLAYALLQAQVVMRIVDPEIALKILHRQTSVPPLIPGNQQPVPGPGPGPGPGPGPGPNAQLNAQNTPSSQPQPIGGLHVNGAPPLMQPPMQGGVPAPGQMAAPVQGPGPGPMAPGGGMQPQVGMPGGGPVPLERGQGNLQLSPVGPARPASIERVQVPMPDPRAPMQRGPLPASGPPPRGLLGDAPNDPRGGTLLSVTGEVEPRGYLGPPHQGTPMHHMPGHDSRGPPHEMRGAPMGEPRPLMGEPRGPLMDARVGRDPRGLEPRGLEPRGLEPRVLEARALEARGLEPRVLEPRVLEARAMEARVMEPRGLEPRGPGPNPRGPMPGGIQGPGPLNMGASGPQGPRQVPNMAGGGIPGAGVQGAGQPGGFSPGQSQVTPQDHEKAALIMQVLQLTADQIAMLPPEQRQSILILKEQIQKSTGAP is encoded by the exons ATGGCGGGGCTGTCGGTGAGGGACCCCGCCGTGGACCGCTCCCTGCGCTCCGTGTTCG TGGGGAATATCCCATACGAGGccacagaggagcagctgaaggacatCTTCTCTGAGGTTGGGCCTGTGGTCAGCTTTAG GTTGGTGTATGACAGGGAGACAGGAAAGCCAAAAGGCTATGGCTTCTGTGAGTACCAAGACCAGGAGACGGCCCTCAGTGCCATGCGGAACCTGAACGGGCGAGAGTTCAGCGGGAGGGCCCTGCGTGTTGACAATGCGGCCAGTGAGAAGAACAAGGAGGAGCTCAAGA GTTTGGGCACAGGCGCACCCATCATAGAGTCACCCTATGGGGACCCTGTCAATCCTGAAGATGCCCCCGAGTCCATCAGCCGGGCAGTAGCCAGCCTGCCGCCCGAGCAGATGTTTGAGTTGATGAAGCAGATGAAG TTGTGTGTCCAGAACAGCCCTCAGGAAGCCAGGAACATGCTGCTCCAGAATCCCCAGCTGGCTTACGCTCTGCTGCAGGCCCAGGTGGTCATGAGGATTGTTGACCCGGAGATCGCACTG AAAATTCTGCATCGTCAGACCAGTGTTCCTCCTCTGATCCCAGGCAACCAGCAGCCAGTGCCAGGACCAGGGCCTGGACCGGGACCAGGGCCTGGGCCAGGGCCAAACGCCCAGCTGAATGCACAGAATACCCCCTCGTCCCAGCCACAGCCCATA GGTGGGCTGCATGTAAACGGCGCGCCTCCTCTGATGCAGCCGCCCATGCAGGGGGGAGTGCCGGCCCCTGGACAGATGGCAGCCCCTGTGCAGGGCCCTGGCCCCGGCCCCATGGCTCCAGGAG GTGGGATGCAGCCACAGGTTGGGATGCCAGGTGGAGGTCCTGTCCCCTTGGAGCGCGGACAAG GGAACCTGCAGCTCTCGCCCGTGGGACCTGCCAGGCCTGCGTCTATCGAACGCGTTCAAG TGCCCATGCCAGACCCGAGGGCCCCTATGCAGCGTGGACCTCTACCTGCTAGTGGCCCGCCACCCCGAGGCCTTTTGGGAGATGCCCCGAATGACCCTCGCGGAGGGACCCTGctctcagtcactggagaagtggagcccag AGGTTACCTTGGGCCGCCCCACCAGGGAACCCCTATGCACCATATGCCTGGTCATGACAGCCGTGGCCCGCCCCATGAAATGaggggggcacccatgggagAACCCCGACCGCTGATGGGAGAGCCGCGGGGGCCCCTCATGGATGCTCGAG TTGGAAGAGATCCCCGAGGGCTGGAGCCGCGAGGATTGGAGCCACGGGGGCTGGAGCCTCGGGTGCTGGAGGCACGAGCCCTGGAGGCACGAGGCCTGGAGCCCCGGGTCCTGGAGCCACGAGTGCTGGAAGCCAGAGCCATGGAGGCCAGGGTCATGGAGCCCCGGGGTCTGGAGCCTCGAGGGCCTGGTCCCAACCCACGTGGCCCCATGCCTGGTGGCATACAGGGTCCTGGGCCACTTAACATGGGAGCCAGTGGCCCACAGGGGCCCCGCCAG GTTCCTAACATGGCAGGAGGAGGCATTCCTGGGGCAGGAGTCCAAGGAGCTGGTCAGCCTGGAGGCTTTAGCCCTGGGCAGAGCCAGGTCACTCCGCAGGATCATGAGAAg gcAGCCCTTATCATGCAGGTTCTGCAGCTGACAGCAGACCAGATTGCTATGCTGCCCCCAGAGCAGCGGCAGAGCATCCTTATTCTAAAGGAACAAATCCAGAAGTCGACAGGGGCACCGTGA